A part of Halobaculum sp. MBLA0143 genomic DNA contains:
- a CDS encoding DUF5821 family protein has protein sequence MSEHSPHESAVASVVESLSGAAAAYLVDPTPRVLRATVAVYNGVQTAPRLGLLTAPSALAALRDRFLPASAAANLTERGTVTLARYDGPDRLPTLVAPATTVRFADRGDEVETVRGTLEFARCRQLWATAPRVGLQTPARRRLTAGLAERFPPTVPATFGEVAAAAGERGDAGFDAVAAVLLAAARAGCRNDRVSDWLTEAGLAAESTVSARKRRLEAHEVVRTAPVGGARTHELHLTGAYADSDAREFVRVIDRL, from the coding sequence GTGTCAGAGCACTCACCACACGAGTCGGCGGTCGCGTCGGTCGTCGAGTCGCTCTCGGGGGCGGCCGCGGCGTACCTCGTCGACCCGACGCCGCGTGTGTTGCGCGCGACGGTTGCGGTGTACAACGGAGTCCAGACGGCGCCACGGCTCGGGCTCCTGACCGCGCCGTCGGCGCTGGCGGCGCTGCGCGACCGGTTCCTGCCGGCGAGTGCGGCCGCGAACCTCACGGAGCGTGGGACGGTCACGCTCGCTCGGTACGACGGTCCCGACCGGCTCCCGACGCTCGTGGCGCCGGCGACGACCGTGCGGTTCGCCGACCGTGGCGACGAAGTGGAGACGGTCCGGGGGACCCTCGAGTTCGCTCGGTGTCGGCAGTTGTGGGCGACGGCGCCACGGGTCGGGCTCCAGACGCCTGCCAGACGGCGACTCACGGCCGGGCTCGCCGAGCGGTTCCCGCCGACCGTGCCGGCGACGTTCGGCGAGGTGGCGGCCGCCGCGGGCGAACGGGGGGACGCGGGCTTCGACGCCGTCGCGGCGGTGTTGCTCGCGGCCGCTCGGGCCGGCTGTCGCAACGACCGCGTGAGCGACTGGCTGACGGAGGCCGGGCTGGCCGCCGAGAGCACCGTCTCCGCGCGGAAGCGTCGCCTGGAGGCACACGAGGTGGTGCGGACCGCTCCCGTCGGTGGCGCTCGGACACACGAACTCCACCTGACGGGGGCGTACGCCGACAGTGACGCCCGGGAGTTCGTCCGAGTGATCGACCGGCTGTAG
- the rio1 gene encoding serine/threonine-protein kinase Rio1, whose translation MTGGFVAPEAADSPGDEFEEIEVEDSDADQIARRQDEAFDEFRKRIKNVESLKVEASVFDDATLAAVYKLVQDGHVAAFGGPVSTGKEANVYEALGPDDTEVAIKVYRINASDFQQMREYLTGDPRFEGIGSDKKKVVLAWVRKEFANLRRAMRAGVRVPEPIAVERNVLVMDLVGHAEDRARRLAEVTVENPQTAFEVVREYMRRLYAAGLVHGDLSEYNLIVYEGELFVIDLGQAVTVHHPNAGEFLERDCRNVAAFFSRQGVETDTTSLRRFVTEPEPEPTADLTEE comes from the coding sequence ATGACAGGAGGGTTCGTGGCCCCAGAGGCCGCCGACAGCCCTGGCGACGAGTTCGAGGAGATCGAGGTCGAGGACTCCGACGCCGACCAGATCGCCAGACGCCAGGACGAGGCGTTCGACGAGTTCCGCAAGCGCATCAAGAACGTCGAGTCGCTGAAGGTGGAGGCGTCCGTCTTCGACGACGCCACACTCGCGGCCGTCTACAAGCTCGTCCAGGACGGCCACGTCGCCGCCTTCGGCGGCCCGGTGTCGACGGGGAAGGAGGCGAACGTGTACGAGGCGCTGGGGCCCGACGACACGGAGGTGGCGATCAAGGTGTACCGGATCAACGCCTCCGACTTCCAACAGATGCGGGAGTACCTCACCGGCGACCCACGGTTCGAGGGAATCGGCTCGGACAAGAAGAAGGTTGTCCTGGCGTGGGTGCGCAAGGAGTTCGCCAACCTCCGGCGGGCGATGCGGGCGGGCGTCCGGGTGCCCGAACCGATCGCCGTCGAGCGGAACGTCCTGGTGATGGACCTCGTCGGCCACGCCGAAGACCGCGCTCGCCGGCTCGCCGAGGTGACCGTCGAGAACCCACAGACCGCCTTCGAGGTCGTCCGGGAGTACATGCGCCGGCTGTACGCCGCCGGACTGGTCCACGGTGACCTGTCGGAGTACAACCTGATCGTCTACGAGGGGGAGTTGTTCGTGATCGACCTCGGGCAGGCCGTCACCGTCCACCACCCGAACGCCGGGGAGTTCTTGGAGCGTGACTGTCGGAACGTCGCCGCCTTCTTCTCCCGGCAGGGGGTCGAGACGGACACCACGTCGCTGCGGCGGTTCGTCACGGAGCCGGAGCCGGAGCCGACCGCGGACCTCACCGAGGAGTAG
- a CDS encoding glutaredoxin family protein, whose protein sequence is MAITLYALDGCPFCEKVSDALDDHGIDYETEWVGALHSERDEVKRVSGQRAVPVLVDDERGVTMNESDNVLEYVERTLAGQTA, encoded by the coding sequence ATGGCGATCACACTGTACGCGCTTGACGGCTGTCCGTTCTGCGAGAAGGTCAGCGACGCACTGGACGACCACGGGATCGACTACGAGACGGAGTGGGTCGGCGCGCTCCACTCCGAGCGCGACGAGGTGAAGCGAGTCAGCGGCCAGCGTGCCGTACCGGTGCTCGTGGACGACGAGCGCGGCGTCACGATGAACGAGTCGGACAACGTCTTAGAGTACGTCGAGCGGACGCTGGCGGGCCAGACAGCATGA
- a CDS encoding aldo/keto reductase, with protein sequence MTETTIPTVETDDAAVPAMGLGTWQLTDQTAYDAVRAALSVGLRHLDTAQLYDNEWAVGRALADSDVAREDVFLTTKVDPTNTSREAIADSVAGSLDRLGVDSVDLLLIHWPNPVADLETVMDALSAAQERGQTRHVGVSNFGVDRLDRARRLASVPVVTNQVLFHPFHPQHELLDYCQREGVLLTAYSPLAEGAALSDDVLADVGRSYDATPAQVALRWATQHENVVVIPKSTSRAHLAENRDSFGFTLSRRDHDRITRPSLLRTARLAVGSRLRDALPG encoded by the coding sequence ATGACCGAGACGACGATTCCGACGGTCGAAACCGACGACGCCGCGGTGCCGGCGATGGGGTTGGGCACCTGGCAGCTCACCGACCAGACGGCGTACGACGCCGTCCGGGCGGCGCTGTCCGTCGGGCTTCGACACCTCGACACGGCGCAGTTGTACGACAACGAGTGGGCGGTCGGGCGGGCGTTGGCCGACAGCGACGTGGCCCGCGAGGACGTGTTCCTCACGACCAAGGTGGACCCGACGAACACCTCCCGCGAGGCTATCGCCGACTCCGTCGCCGGCTCGTTGGACCGGCTGGGCGTCGACAGCGTCGACCTCCTCCTGATCCACTGGCCGAACCCGGTCGCGGATCTGGAGACGGTGATGGACGCCCTCTCGGCGGCCCAGGAGCGAGGCCAGACGCGTCACGTCGGGGTGAGCAACTTCGGCGTCGATCGACTCGACCGCGCCCGGCGGCTCGCGTCCGTCCCGGTCGTGACGAACCAGGTGTTGTTCCACCCGTTCCACCCCCAGCACGAACTGCTCGACTACTGCCAGCGCGAAGGGGTGCTCCTCACGGCGTACAGCCCGTTGGCGGAGGGGGCGGCGCTGTCGGACGACGTGCTCGCCGATGTCGGACGGTCGTACGACGCCACGCCCGCACAGGTCGCGCTCCGGTGGGCGACACAACACGAGAACGTGGTCGTGATTCCGAAGTCGACGAGCCGCGCCCACCTGGCGGAGAACCGCGACAGCTTCGGGTTCACGCTCTCGCGGCGCGACCACGACCGGATCACCCGACCGTCGCTGCTCCGGACGGCCCGTCTCGCCGTCGGCAGTCGGCTGCGTGACGCGCTCCCGGGGTGA
- a CDS encoding sodium-dependent transporter: MSSDRASWASRLGFVFAAVGSAVGLGNIWQFPFQTGQNGGAAFIVVYLAVVVGIGFPAMLAEFVLGRAGQANSVDAFERVAGGGRWRIAGAVAAVGAFWILSFYSVVGGWVIRYTVGSLRGVYFDAPASFFADVVSTGPDAVAFHVLFMAIVVVVVAAGVEGGIERSTKVMVPTIVLLLGGLAAWATTLDGVTAAYSYYLSPDLTTVRTNLATILPSAVGQAFFTLSLGMGAMLTYASYLGDDDSLPVDGGVIVVLNTLVGLLAGLVIFPVLFSLGIEPGGGGAGTAFVTLGGAFARLPAGRLLGTVFFFVLLLAAVSSAISLLEVVVSVGVENTTADRPTVAVAVGAGCAILGVPSAFGYLGWFNAVAYNLLLPVAVLLLVVYVGWVFGDGAARELRRGTRLPAAVATAWLWFVRVVVPAGIGLTLVLGLQSLALRAGLLSEAIVLG; encoded by the coding sequence GTGAGCAGCGACAGAGCCAGTTGGGCCTCCAGGCTCGGGTTCGTGTTCGCGGCGGTCGGGAGCGCAGTCGGACTGGGAAACATCTGGCAGTTTCCGTTCCAGACGGGCCAGAACGGCGGAGCGGCGTTCATCGTCGTCTACCTCGCGGTCGTCGTCGGCATCGGCTTCCCGGCGATGCTGGCGGAGTTCGTCCTCGGACGGGCGGGCCAGGCGAACTCGGTGGACGCCTTCGAGCGGGTCGCCGGCGGCGGCCGGTGGCGGATCGCGGGTGCCGTCGCGGCAGTGGGGGCGTTCTGGATCCTCTCTTTCTACAGCGTCGTCGGCGGTTGGGTGATCCGGTACACCGTCGGGAGTCTCCGCGGCGTGTACTTCGACGCGCCCGCGTCGTTCTTCGCCGATGTCGTCTCGACGGGGCCGGACGCGGTTGCGTTCCACGTCCTGTTCATGGCGATCGTGGTCGTGGTCGTCGCGGCCGGCGTGGAAGGGGGGATCGAGCGGTCGACGAAGGTGATGGTGCCGACGATCGTCCTCCTGTTGGGCGGGCTGGCGGCGTGGGCGACGACGCTCGACGGCGTCACGGCGGCGTACAGCTACTACCTCTCGCCGGACCTCACGACCGTCCGTACGAACCTGGCGACGATCCTGCCGAGTGCGGTCGGCCAGGCGTTCTTCACCCTCTCGCTCGGGATGGGAGCGATGTTGACCTACGCCTCGTACCTCGGTGACGACGACAGCCTCCCCGTCGACGGTGGTGTGATCGTCGTCCTGAACACGCTCGTCGGACTGTTGGCCGGACTCGTCATCTTCCCGGTGTTGTTCTCGCTGGGGATCGAGCCGGGCGGGGGCGGCGCCGGCACGGCGTTCGTCACCCTCGGCGGCGCGTTCGCCCGGCTGCCGGCCGGGCGGCTGCTCGGCACCGTCTTCTTCTTCGTCCTGTTGCTGGCGGCGGTGTCGTCGGCGATCAGCCTCCTGGAAGTAGTAGTGAGCGTCGGTGTCGAGAACACGACGGCGGACCGTCCGACGGTGGCGGTAGCGGTCGGCGCCGGCTGCGCGATCCTGGGCGTCCCGAGTGCCTTCGGTTACTTGGGGTGGTTCAACGCGGTCGCGTACAACCTCCTGTTGCCGGTCGCGGTGTTGCTCCTAGTGGTCTACGTCGGGTGGGTGTTCGGTGACGGCGCCGCCCGCGAACTTCGCCGCGGGACGCGGCTGCCGGCCGCCGTGGCTACCGCGTGGCTGTGGTTCGTCCGGGTGGTCGTTCCCGCCGGAATCGGGCTGACGCTCGTGTTGGGGCTGCAGAGTCTGGCACTCCGGGCGGGCCTGTTGTCGGAGGCGATCGTGCTCGGCTAA
- a CDS encoding cob(I)yrinic acid a,c-diamide adenosyltransferase, whose protein sequence is MSIYTGRGDDGETDLRDMSRVSKTDARIEAYGTVDEANALLGTIRATGYDDVDDYLRRIQNHLHVVQAELANPDPEEDDPRMTSERVERLESWIDEADDELEPLTDFVLPTGSDAGAGLHHARAVVRRAERRTVALAREEEIDETVVSYLNRLSDALFTFARLVNARDGEPEENPDY, encoded by the coding sequence ATGAGCATCTACACGGGACGCGGCGACGACGGCGAGACGGACCTCCGGGACATGTCCCGGGTGTCGAAGACGGACGCCCGGATCGAGGCGTACGGCACCGTCGACGAGGCGAACGCGCTCCTCGGGACGATCCGAGCGACCGGCTACGACGACGTCGACGACTACCTCCGCCGGATCCAGAACCACCTCCACGTCGTCCAGGCGGAGTTGGCCAACCCCGACCCGGAGGAGGACGACCCTCGGATGACGAGCGAACGGGTCGAGCGGCTGGAGTCGTGGATCGACGAGGCGGACGACGAGCTGGAGCCGCTGACGGACTTCGTGCTCCCGACCGGCTCCGACGCCGGCGCCGGACTCCACCACGCCCGGGCGGTCGTCCGGCGGGCCGAGCGCCGGACGGTGGCGCTCGCCCGCGAGGAGGAGATCGACGAGACGGTCGTCAGCTACCTCAACCGGCTGTCGGACGCGTTGTTCACCTTCGCACGACTCGTCAACGCCCGCGACGGCGAGCCCGAGGAGAACCCCGACTACTGA